A genomic region of Dehalococcoidia bacterium contains the following coding sequences:
- a CDS encoding cytochrome P450, with protein MAPVKFTPWEDSWLQDPWPQYRQLRQEDPVHWCEPLGHWVLTRYHDVVQVAKDPRFTATNRPPQRRWMRPTMMVTADPPEHSRLRRPVAHHFGSTAVEALVPRMQEIVDAQLDQAEERGGFDVAWDYARILPRRIISEIMGLPYVPPERPRGPLNAFGMEDTGGEGRPPRPAPAAHEESAPMPASAGMAAGPARRRRQAPSGDEDVETPQDRWFKEAFERHRAEVMDDAVQALLKAEAEGKMTAEEVLDTATILYGAGQETTGSLITNAVYQLLRHPDQLAKLQRQPDLIRSAVDELLRFDAPVHAVRRKAVVDVELGGKTIKAGDKVLLMFMAANHDPEVFADSEEMDLERQENYHIAFGSGPHTCLGGILARAEAQVAIGALVRRFPRLRLAKEDVRYQGSFILRSVRELPVSVA; from the coding sequence TGCAGGACCCCTGGCCGCAGTACCGGCAGCTCAGGCAAGAGGACCCGGTCCACTGGTGCGAGCCCCTGGGCCACTGGGTCCTCACCCGCTACCACGATGTCGTCCAGGTGGCGAAGGACCCGCGCTTCACCGCAACCAACCGGCCGCCCCAGCGCCGCTGGATGCGCCCGACCATGATGGTCACCGCCGACCCGCCCGAGCACTCCCGTCTCCGCCGCCCGGTCGCACACCACTTCGGCTCGACGGCGGTCGAAGCCCTCGTGCCGCGTATGCAGGAGATCGTCGACGCGCAGCTCGACCAGGCCGAAGAGCGCGGCGGCTTCGATGTCGCTTGGGACTACGCGCGCATCCTCCCCCGGCGCATCATCAGCGAGATCATGGGCCTGCCCTACGTGCCGCCGGAACGGCCGCGCGGGCCCCTGAACGCCTTCGGCATGGAAGACACGGGGGGCGAAGGGCGCCCTCCCAGGCCCGCGCCGGCCGCGCACGAGGAGAGCGCCCCGATGCCTGCTTCAGCGGGCATGGCCGCGGGCCCTGCGCGCCGTCGCCGCCAGGCGCCGTCAGGCGATGAGGACGTCGAAACGCCGCAGGACCGATGGTTCAAGGAAGCCTTCGAGCGCCACCGCGCCGAGGTGATGGACGACGCCGTCCAGGCCCTCCTCAAGGCGGAAGCCGAAGGCAAAATGACGGCGGAAGAGGTGCTGGATACGGCGACGATCCTCTACGGCGCGGGCCAGGAGACTACTGGCAGCCTGATAACGAACGCCGTCTACCAGCTCCTGCGCCACCCGGACCAGCTCGCAAAGCTGCAGAGACAGCCCGATCTCATCCGCTCCGCCGTCGACGAGCTCCTGCGCTTCGACGCGCCCGTGCACGCCGTCCGCCGCAAGGCCGTCGTCGACGTGGAACTGGGCGGCAAAACGATAAAGGCCGGCGACAAGGTCCTACTCATGTTCATGGCGGCCAATCACGACCCCGAGGTCTTCGCCGACTCGGAGGAGATGGACCTCGAGCGACAGGAGAACTACCACATCGCCTTCGGGTCGGGGCCCCATACCTGTCTGGGCGGCATCCTCGCGCGCGCCGAGGCCCAGGTCGCCATCGGTGCCCTCGTCCGCCGCTTCCCGCGCCTCCGGCTGGCAAAGGAGGACGTCCGCTACCAGGGCTCCTTCATCCTCCGTAGCGTGCGCGAGCTGCCGGTCAGCGTCGCCTGA
- a CDS encoding alpha/beta hydrolase, whose translation MIEPTSRFYESARLRLHYAVWGDESRPPLFLVHGSRDHARSWDFVANALLDRFCVYAPDLRGHGDSDWAIGSQYSVIDYVLDLAKLIETVGRFPVALIGHSLGGGVVLEYAGTMPQRVARVVSIEGLGPRGGRHRPADARMRDYLAYMWDLEQRQPRRYATLEEAAERMREANRHLSPELALHLTRHGTRRLEDGSYTWKFDNFTRIRSPYEWNDEDARAIWNAIRAPVLLVRGSESWHQDPNRLGRASAFHDMRSVVIKDAGHWVHHDQFQRFVEVVRDFLI comes from the coding sequence ATGATCGAGCCCACCTCCCGCTTCTATGAATCCGCCCGCCTGCGCCTGCACTACGCCGTCTGGGGCGACGAATCCCGGCCGCCCCTCTTCCTGGTCCACGGCAGCCGCGACCACGCTCGCAGCTGGGACTTCGTCGCTAACGCCCTCCTCGACCGCTTCTGCGTCTACGCGCCCGACCTCCGGGGCCATGGTGACAGCGACTGGGCGATCGGCAGCCAGTACTCGGTCATCGACTACGTACTGGACCTCGCGAAGCTGATCGAGACCGTAGGCCGCTTTCCCGTCGCGCTGATCGGCCACTCGCTTGGTGGCGGCGTCGTCCTCGAGTACGCCGGCACGATGCCGCAGCGCGTCGCCAGGGTCGTGTCGATCGAAGGACTGGGGCCGCGGGGAGGCAGACACCGCCCGGCCGACGCCCGCATGCGCGACTACCTCGCCTACATGTGGGATCTCGAGCAGCGCCAGCCGCGTCGCTACGCCACGCTCGAAGAGGCGGCGGAACGCATGCGGGAGGCCAACCGTCATCTCTCCCCGGAGCTCGCGCTCCACCTCACCAGGCACGGCACGCGCCGCCTCGAGGACGGCTCCTACACCTGGAAGTTCGATAACTTCACGCGCATCCGCAGCCCCTACGAGTGGAATGACGAAGACGCCCGCGCGATCTGGAACGCGATCCGCGCGCCGGTACTCCTGGTCCGCGGCTCCGAGAGTTGGCACCAGGACCCGAACCGCCTCGGGCGCGCGTCCGCCTTCCACGACATGCGCTCCGTCGTGATCAAGGACGCGGGCCACTGGGTGCACCACGACCAGTTCCAGCGGTTTGTTGAGGTCGTGCGCGACTTCCTGATCTGA
- a CDS encoding NAD-dependent malic enzyme, with amino-acid sequence MPRSSRPSRRINLAVEGVIPGGGYSVTIRAQYPNTPGMLGRVASAIGDAGGNISSIDLVEADRDTMVRDITVGADDSEHARYIIERMKKVPGLIVRSASDRVFIAHLGGKIEVHNKVPVGTRRDLSVVYTPGVARICRAIAQDPDAAWTLTTKHNTVAIVTDGTAVLGLGDIGPSAALPVMEGKAMLFKEFGSVDAWPLCLDTKDPDEIVRTVKALAPGFGGINLEDISAPRCFEIEERLRQELDIPVFHDDQHGTAVVVLAALINSLRIVGKSMEYIRVCICGVGAAGTAVAKILMAAGVRDMIGVDHYGIVYPGRPEGMDPIKEWFARTTNPEGGPGTIHDAIEGADVFIGVSAPNVIGPADIQKMNKDPIVFALANPDPEIPYEEAVGAARILATGRSDYPNQINNVLCFPGLFRGVLDVRATEINEEMKVAAANAIAGTVGKHELSEEYIIPSVFNRNVARAVAREVAQAALRTGVARRPKRHPAVFL; translated from the coding sequence ATGCCCCGCAGTAGCCGACCCAGCCGCCGCATCAACCTAGCGGTCGAGGGCGTGATTCCGGGCGGCGGCTATTCGGTCACCATCCGGGCGCAGTACCCGAACACGCCCGGCATGCTCGGACGCGTCGCCTCCGCCATCGGCGACGCCGGCGGCAACATCAGCTCCATCGACCTCGTCGAGGCGGACCGCGACACCATGGTGCGCGACATCACGGTCGGCGCCGACGACTCGGAGCACGCCCGCTACATCATCGAGCGGATGAAGAAGGTGCCTGGCCTCATCGTCCGCAGCGCCTCCGACCGCGTCTTCATCGCCCACCTCGGCGGCAAGATCGAGGTGCACAACAAGGTGCCGGTCGGCACCCGGCGCGACCTCTCGGTGGTCTACACGCCCGGCGTCGCGCGCATCTGCCGCGCCATCGCCCAGGACCCGGACGCCGCCTGGACCCTGACCACGAAGCACAACACGGTCGCCATCGTCACCGACGGCACCGCCGTCCTCGGCCTCGGGGACATCGGCCCCAGCGCCGCCCTTCCCGTAATGGAGGGCAAGGCGATGCTCTTCAAGGAGTTCGGTAGCGTCGACGCCTGGCCTCTCTGCCTGGACACCAAGGACCCAGACGAGATCGTGCGTACCGTGAAAGCGCTGGCGCCCGGCTTCGGCGGCATCAACCTGGAGGACATCTCGGCGCCCCGTTGCTTCGAGATCGAGGAGCGCCTGCGACAGGAGCTCGACATCCCCGTGTTCCATGACGACCAGCACGGCACGGCCGTGGTGGTGCTCGCTGCGCTGATCAACTCCCTGCGCATCGTCGGCAAGAGCATGGAGTACATCAGAGTCTGCATTTGCGGCGTCGGCGCCGCCGGCACGGCCGTGGCCAAAATACTCATGGCCGCCGGCGTGAGGGACATGATCGGCGTCGACCACTACGGCATCGTTTACCCCGGCCGGCCCGAAGGGATGGACCCGATCAAGGAATGGTTCGCTAGGACCACGAACCCTGAAGGCGGTCCCGGCACCATACACGACGCCATCGAGGGCGCCGACGTGTTCATCGGCGTCTCGGCGCCAAACGTCATCGGTCCCGCCGATATCCAGAAGATGAACAAAGACCCGATCGTCTTTGCGCTCGCAAACCCCGACCCAGAGATCCCGTATGAGGAGGCGGTCGGCGCGGCCAGAATCCTCGCTACCGGCCGCTCCGACTACCCCAACCAGATCAACAACGTCCTCTGCTTCCCCGGCCTCTTCCGCGGCGTCCTGGACGTCCGCGCCACCGAGATAAACGAAGAGATGAAGGTCGCCGCGGCGAACGCCATCGCGGGCACAGTCGGCAAGCACGAGCTGTCGGAGGAGTACATCATCCCCAGCGTCTTCAACCGGAACGTCGCCCGCGCCGTGGCCCGCGAGGTCGCCCAGGCCGCCCTGCGTACCGGCGTGGCCCGGCGGCCGAAGCGCCATCCGGCCGTCTTCCTCTGA